The proteins below are encoded in one region of Ostrea edulis chromosome 3, xbOstEdul1.1, whole genome shotgun sequence:
- the LOC125674867 gene encoding neurogenic differentiation factor 1-like, which yields MGSEVDFEINVDKVEDTEANDSGIYDLDVSTERCYNSRCQAPPSKSCVPEDIRLRINSRERERMHSLNAALDSLRRVLPFSNGPTVKKLSKMSTLLFARNYIITLTKSLEELQKMVGELNSKGGPHLQYDAMSRIPRPETPSVHRISPTHSRMEMSTKSRYSPYLIRSPRQRSGNALPPITHPNVHYPTIPESTVPFADKSNVQDVCKTTDKSQLSFSVESLLKKPTNKQENRFLSAHDTKPFPVQLSRMEEFGMFSQQPGSSFDFHHSAFPHQHKGLTFM from the coding sequence ATGGGAAGCGAAGTGGATTTCGAAATCAATGTGGACAAAGTTGAGGACACGGAAGCCAATGATAGTGGTATTTATGACCTGGATGTGTCTACAGAGCGCTGTTACAATTCCAGATGCCAGGCTCCGCCGTCTAAATCTTGTGTTCCGGAAGATATTCGTCTCCGGATTAATAGCCGGGAACGAGAACGGATGCACAGCTTGAATGCTGCGCTGGACAGTCTCAGACGAGTGCTTCCGTTTTCTAACGGACCAACGGtcaaaaaattgtcaaaaatgtCCACTCTTCTGTTCGCACGAAACTACATTATAACTCTTACCAAATCCCTGGAGGAACTGCAAAAAATGGTGGGAGAACTTAACAGTAAAGGAGGACCACATCTGCAGTATGATGCGATGTCTAGAATACCCAGACCTGAGACACCAAGTGTACATCGAATCTCACCAACGCATTCACGGATGGAAATGTCTACAAAATCAAGGTATTCACCTTATCTCATCAGATCCCCTCGCCAGCGATCAGGCAACGCCCTGCCACCGATCACACATCCGAATGTCCACTACCCAACGATCCCTGAAAGTACCGTGCCTTTCGCGGATAAATCTAATGTGCAAGATGTGTGCAAAACAACAGACAAATCCCAGCTCAGTTTCTCAGTGGAATCGCTTCTGAAGAAACCAACCAACAAACAGGAAAACCGATTTTTGTCGGCGCATGATACGAAACCCTTCCCAGTGCAGCTGTCGAGGATGGAGGAATTTGGAATGTTTTCTCAGCAACCTGGTAGTTCTTTCGATTTCCACCATTCAGCGTTTCCTCATCAACACAAGGGGCTGACATTCATGTGA
- the LOC125674869 gene encoding neurogenic differentiation factor 4-like, protein MALSESEKIVTKVEENEDSGVFDVNSPSDLTMSSTSSRSRSRIPDEVRMRINNRERQRMHELNDALEALRRVLPHSTGSAMKKLSKLSTLIYARDHILSLTRSIEDMKSVVQSLSRKDPRGESLGYEEWSGSRHRNHSCAFVPGVPRYSPYTSTPIKSHLGEFSLPTPPQSHDSPVLLKLQDNPTNRNIENNIRGNVNASKDFWGCPQFRAAPPDSTRRDAPEFFTPTKYQNSSPARPVLKFSVESLLGLSSSKGAKQTTDSNTE, encoded by the coding sequence ATGGCTCTCAGCGAATCAGAGAAAATCGTTACAAAAGTTGAGGAAAATGAGGACAGCGGCGTTTTTGACGTAAATTCGCCCTCTGATCTTACAATGTCATCAACCTCATCGAGATCTCGATCCCGAATTCCCGACGAGGTTCGCATGCGCATTAACAACCGAGAAAGGCAGAGGATGCACGAACTGAACGACGCTCTGGAAGCCTTAAGGAGGGTGCTACCCCACTCCACTGGGTCGGCCATGAAGAAGCTGTCTAAACTCTCTACCCTGATATATGCACGGGATCACATTCTCTCCTTAACACGCTCAATCGAGGACATGAAATCCGTAGTGCAGTCCCTGTCAAGGAAAGACCCGCGTGGCGAGTCCCTTGGTTATGAAGAATGGAGCGGATCAAGACATCGAAATCATTCTTGTGCCTTTGTACCCGGCGTCCCTAGATACTCTCCGTATACTTCAACGCCCATCAAGTCCCACTTAGGGGAATTCAGCCTTCCAACTCCGCCGCAATCACACGACTCTCCAGTGCTTTTGAAACTGCAGGACAATCCTACAAACAGAAATATCGAAAACAACATCCGAGGAAATGTGAATGCTTCTAAAGACTTCTGGGGCTGTCCCCAGTTCAGGGCTGCACCTCCAGATTCAACCCGAAGAGATGCCCCCGAATTCTTCACCCCGACCAAGTATCAAAACTCATCACCAGCGAGGCCAGTACTCAAGTTCTCTGTAGAGTCATTGCTGGGTTTGTCGTCAAGTAAAGGAGCGAAGCAGACGACAGATTCCAACACGGAGTGA